One Thalassotalea sediminis DNA segment encodes these proteins:
- a CDS encoding methyl-accepting chemotaxis protein, which produces MRLKNKIILNVGGVVSVALILTSALLTYIATTDVSSALYTQVEQRLIGLRDAKKEQISDYFDTIGQQVVSLANSSMTEDATTAFISSFQRYTEESTLPSKAQQQAQLSSFYQHDFAKKYQTENQQRQLDTTQFVDKLSDAGLALQYRYIAASQYGLGEKDKLTTLNDGSTYDQVHLKYHPKFQQFLQQFGFYDIFIVDLTGNVVYSVFKEIDYATSLANGAFSTSGLAQAYNKAITAVQGEVIMTDFSPYTPSYESAAAFFSSPIVVNNATIGALIFQAPIDKINSIMTYQGQWDARGLGKSGETYLVGSDYLMRSESRFLLEDTDNYLMALKKAGTPAKDIALISAKKSALGIARIDSKAVKAAINGQSGFDLIEDYRGVIVASAYAAFDVAGNKWAILSEIDQHEAFLASEQLSSSLVFTSLSSTLVLVALGILTALWLGNYLAKPILRLNKSVNEVAETLDFTRRVKETGDKNENDEIGQVSRSFNSMMNIMHKTLTSMGKTSDILDEQVQRLREKFNWVEQKSVEQSDKTTQLSAAIEEMSTTSESVAESATLSSEASAIAVEQVKVGTDTLEQSLSVTKELGSTVLASTETVKKVAQQATNIVTVLDVIRSIAEQTNLLALNAAIEAARAGEQGRGFAVVADEVRTLAQRTQESTLEIQTIIEELQQGSNESVSVMTRAADMVEQTLICAESVSETFQMISEQVASIEVQNSQVASATMEQSMVGKDMAEQVEQINVLAEDNNNSVKEASDCCNAVEKEYEMLSKLVSQFKL; this is translated from the coding sequence ATGCGTTTAAAAAACAAGATTATTCTCAATGTTGGTGGTGTCGTAAGTGTTGCGTTAATTTTAACCTCAGCTTTACTTACCTATATTGCTACAACTGATGTTTCATCGGCACTTTATACTCAAGTTGAACAACGTTTAATAGGCTTACGAGACGCCAAAAAAGAGCAAATTTCTGACTACTTTGACACCATTGGCCAACAAGTTGTTTCTCTGGCCAATTCAAGTATGACAGAAGATGCCACCACGGCGTTTATCAGCAGTTTTCAACGCTATACTGAAGAATCTACTTTACCAAGCAAGGCGCAGCAACAAGCTCAATTATCATCGTTTTATCAACATGATTTCGCAAAAAAATATCAAACTGAAAATCAACAACGTCAATTAGATACAACACAATTTGTTGATAAACTGTCGGATGCTGGGCTAGCATTACAATATCGGTATATTGCAGCAAGCCAATACGGTTTGGGTGAGAAAGATAAATTAACGACGCTTAATGATGGCTCTACATATGATCAGGTTCACCTTAAATACCACCCTAAGTTTCAACAATTTTTACAACAATTTGGCTTTTACGATATTTTTATCGTCGATTTAACAGGAAATGTTGTTTACTCTGTTTTTAAAGAAATTGATTACGCAACATCGCTAGCAAATGGTGCTTTTTCAACATCTGGATTAGCGCAAGCATATAACAAAGCTATTACTGCGGTACAAGGCGAGGTTATCATGACAGATTTCTCACCCTATACCCCTTCATACGAAAGCGCCGCTGCTTTTTTCTCTTCACCTATCGTCGTGAATAATGCCACTATCGGCGCACTTATCTTTCAAGCACCGATAGATAAAATTAATAGCATTATGACATATCAGGGCCAATGGGACGCACGTGGTTTAGGTAAGTCAGGTGAAACTTACTTAGTTGGAAGCGATTACCTCATGCGCAGTGAAAGTCGATTTTTATTAGAAGATACTGACAATTATTTAATGGCGTTGAAAAAAGCGGGAACTCCAGCGAAAGATATCGCATTAATTTCAGCAAAAAAATCAGCATTAGGCATCGCAAGAATTGATTCTAAAGCGGTAAAAGCAGCCATAAATGGTCAAAGTGGTTTTGATTTAATAGAGGATTACAGAGGAGTAATCGTTGCATCAGCTTATGCTGCATTTGACGTTGCAGGCAACAAGTGGGCGATTTTAAGTGAAATTGATCAACATGAAGCATTTCTCGCGTCTGAACAATTAAGCTCATCGCTAGTCTTTACCTCTCTCAGCAGTACATTAGTCTTAGTGGCTTTAGGTATATTGACCGCATTATGGCTTGGAAATTATTTGGCTAAACCGATTTTACGCCTCAACAAATCAGTTAATGAAGTCGCTGAAACACTTGATTTTACGCGCCGTGTTAAAGAAACAGGTGATAAAAATGAAAATGACGAAATAGGTCAGGTTTCACGCTCTTTTAATAGCATGATGAATATCATGCATAAAACTTTAACCAGTATGGGAAAAACCTCTGACATATTGGATGAGCAAGTCCAACGCTTAAGAGAAAAGTTTAATTGGGTTGAGCAAAAGTCAGTAGAGCAATCTGATAAAACAACTCAACTCTCCGCAGCGATTGAAGAAATGTCTACAACGTCAGAAAGTGTTGCAGAATCAGCGACATTGTCTAGTGAAGCTAGTGCTATTGCTGTAGAACAAGTGAAAGTAGGTACTGATACACTCGAACAAAGCTTATCGGTTACAAAAGAATTAGGAAGTACTGTTCTAGCATCTACAGAAACCGTTAAGAAGGTTGCGCAACAAGCAACAAATATAGTTACCGTGCTTGATGTTATTAGAAGCATTGCAGAGCAAACGAACTTACTTGCATTAAATGCTGCTATTGAAGCTGCTCGTGCTGGTGAACAAGGGCGAGGTTTTGCGGTTGTTGCCGATGAAGTGAGAACCTTGGCACAACGTACACAGGAATCAACGTTAGAAATACAAACCATTATTGAAGAATTACAGCAAGGCTCAAATGAATCAGTATCTGTAATGACTCGTGCTGCAGATATGGTTGAACAAACATTAATATGTGCAGAATCGGTAAGTGAAACATTCCAAATGATTTCTGAGCAAGTTGCCAGTATTGAAGTGCAAAATAGCCAAGTTGCCTCTGCTACGATGGAGCAGTCAATGGTAGGAAAAGATATGGCAGAACAAGTGGAACAAATAAACGTACTTGCCGAAGACAATAACAACTCAGTAAAAGAAGCATCTGACTGTTGTAATGCTGTGGAGAAAGAATATGAAATGTTAAGTAAACTGGTAAGTCAATTTAAACTATAA